From a single Balearica regulorum gibbericeps isolate bBalReg1 chromosome 11, bBalReg1.pri, whole genome shotgun sequence genomic region:
- the LOC142603400 gene encoding uncharacterized protein LOC142603400 produces the protein MSSLQGCCTLCSILLLLGGNLGVLVEIRQDSVNGTVGQSVLLPVSYTLSSASGFPLVIFWMFHNSSDRLISCAVQNCSLSAGGVPSDCSAKCFAHHTYRGRAELFPQNGSLLLRDLQLRDSGVYRVTFRSSHQTWDITLTVHEQCWIPENPGPVTRVPCYVFGGYYCFILLLLQLCWCRAKSREASNTGSRSVPRSESGQSRLQHGAALQPQ, from the exons ATGAGCTccctgcagggatgctgcaccctctgctccatcctgctgctcctcG GGGGAAACCTGGGGGTCCTCGTTGAAATCCGGCAGGATTCGGTCAATGGCACCGTGGGTCAGTCCGTGCTCCTGCCCGTCTCCTACACGCTCAGCAGTGCCTCTGGCTTCCCACTGGTGATTTTCTGGATGTTCCATAACTCCTCGGACAGGCTCATCTCCTGCGCAGTGCAGAACTGCTCCCTGAGTGCCGGGGGGGTTCCCAGCGATTGCTCTGCAAAATGTTTCGCCCACCACACGTACCGTGGCCGTGCTGAGCTCTTCCCCCAGAACGGGTCCTTGCTGCTGCGGGACCTGCAGCTCAGAGACAGCGGGGTTTACCGTGTCACCTTCAGATCATCACACCAGACCTGGGACATCACCCTGACCGTGCACGAGCAGTGTTGGATCCCGGAGAATCCAG GCCCTGTCACTCGTGTCCCTTGCTATGTCTTCGGAGGCTACTACTGCttcatcctgctgctcctgcagctctgctggtgcAGG GCGAAGTCCCGGGAGGCATCAAACACGGGGTCCCGCTCAGTCCCCAGGAGCGAGAGCGGGCAGAGTCGGCTGCAGCacggagcagctctgcagccacagTGA
- the TMLHE gene encoding trimethyllysine dioxygenase, mitochondrial produces MWCRRLACLFKVPCRLSGSTRHRSPWLPRGRRIVLPPAARWHHTAPESLKCAWQLHGDHLELRYANTLMRFDFVWLRDHCRSASCYNAKTNQRSLDTASVDLGIKPKAVRVDETTLFLTWPDGHVTRYGLEWLVKNSYEGQKQQVMHPRILWNAEIYRQAQVPSIDCRSFLETDEGLKEFLQNFLLYGIAFVENVTPTKEDTEILAERISLIRETIYGRMWYFTSDFSRGDTAYTKLALDRHTDTTYFQEPCGIQVFHCLKHEGTGGRTLLVDGFYAAEQVLRQAPDQFELLSKVPLKHEYVENVGDCHNHMIGVGPVLNVYPWNNELYLIRYNNYDRAVINTVPYDVVHRWYAAHRTLTTELRRPENELWVKLKPGKALFIDNWRVLHGREAFTGYRQLCGCYLTRDDVLNTARLLGLQA; encoded by the exons ATGTGGTGCAGGAGGCTGGCATGTCTGTTCAAGGTGCCTTGCCGGCTGAGTGGAAGCACGAGACATCGCTCGCCATGGCTGCCCCGTGGCAGAAGGATCgtcctccctcctgcagctcgCTGGCATCACACAGCCCCGGAGTCCCTCAAGTGTGCCTGGCAGTTGCATGGTGATCATCTAG AGCTCAGGTATGCAAACACACTGATGCGCTTTGATTTTGTCTGGCTGCGAGACCACTGCCGCTCGGCTTCCTGCTACAACGCCAAGACCAACCAGCGCAGCTTGGACACGGCCAGCGTGGACCTGGGAATCAAACCCAAGGCTGTCCGAGTGGATGAGACCACGCTCTTCCTCACGT GGCCGGACGGGCACGTGACGCGGTATGGGCTGGAGTGGCTGGTGAAGAACAGCTACgaggggcagaagcagcaggtcaTGCACCCGCGGATTCTCTGGAATGCAGAAATTTACCGCCAAGCCCAGGTCCCATCCATCGACTGCCGGAGTTTCCTGGAGACGGATGAGGGCCTGAAGGAGTTCCTGCAAAACTTCTTGTTATATGGGATTGCTTTCGTAGAGAATGTCACTCCCACCAAAGAGGACACAGAAATCTTAGCGGAAAGGATCAGCTTAATCAG GGAGACCATTTACGGTAGGATGTGGTACTTTACCTCCGACTTCTCTCGGGGAGACACTGCCTACACCAAGCTGGCTCTGGATCGTCACACCGACACGACCTACTTCCAGGAGCCCTGCGG CATCCAGGTGTTTCATTGCCTGAAGCACGAGGGCACGGGCGGGCGGACGCTGCTGGTGGATGGTTTCTACGCGGCAGAGCAGGTTCTCCGGCAAGCCCCCGATCAATTCGAGCTGCTCAGCAAGGTGCCGCTGAAGCACGAGTATGTTGAGAACGTGGGAGACTGTCACAACCACATGATTGGAGTTGGGCCGGTTCTCAATGTCTATCCCTGGAACAACGAGCTTTATCTGATCCG GTACAATAACTACGATCGTGCTGTCATCAACACTGTGCCTTACGATGTCGTGCATCGCTGGTACGCTGCTCACCGCACACTCACCACAGAGCTCAGGAGACCGGAAAACGAACTGTGGGTCAAACTGAAGCCGGGCAAG GCACTGTTCATAGATAACTGGCGCGTCCTGCACGGACGGGAAGCGTTCACAGGGTACCGCCAGCTCTGTGGCTGCTACCTGACGAGAGATGATGTGCTGAACACCGCGCGCTTACTGGGACTCCAAGCGTAG